One genomic window of Bacteroidales bacterium includes the following:
- a CDS encoding thymidine kinase, translating into MFLENPIDSSKKRGWIEVVCGSMFSGKTEELIRRLKRAKIAKQKVEIFKPAIDIRYDEEQVVSHDKNAIMSTPVPSSSNILLLANDVDVIGIDEAQFFDDELPNVCNQLANRGIRVIVAGLDMDFMGKPFGPIPALLATAEYVTKVHAVCMKCGNLAHISHRTIASNKLVLLGEKDSYEPLCRDCYNEKMNISDK; encoded by the coding sequence ATGTTTTTAGAAAACCCGATAGATTCTTCCAAAAAGCGTGGCTGGATTGAAGTTGTATGTGGTTCTATGTTTTCAGGAAAAACGGAAGAACTGATAAGACGATTAAAAAGAGCAAAGATTGCGAAACAGAAAGTTGAAATTTTCAAACCAGCTATCGATATAAGATATGATGAAGAACAAGTTGTGTCGCATGATAAAAATGCAATCATGTCTACACCGGTACCATCGTCTTCCAATATTCTGCTTTTAGCTAATGATGTTGATGTTATTGGAATTGACGAGGCCCAGTTCTTTGATGATGAACTTCCCAATGTATGCAATCAATTGGCAAATAGGGGAATTCGAGTTATAGTTGCCGGGCTTGATATGGATTTCATGGGCAAACCTTTTGGTCCTATTCCTGCATTACTGGCAACTGCTGAATATGTTACCAAAGTACATGCTGTTTGTATGAAATGTGGCAACCTTGCTCATATATCGCATCGCACGATTGCCAGTAATAAACTGGTTCTTCTGGGCGAAAAAGACAGCTACGAACCCCTTTGCAGAGATTGTTATAATGAAAAAATGAATATTTCCGATAAATAA
- a CDS encoding peptidylprolyl isomerase — translation MSTHQNLSDDSLKKVCISTSFGDIKIKLYNGTPQHRDNFIKLAKEGYFNGTIFHRVIQNFMIQGGDPDSKNADSTAILGNGGPEYTIPAEIDASKYFHKKGALAAARTGDDVNPLKASSGSQFYIVQGKKFSDEELNFFEQRVGKPYTKEQREVYKTIGGTPHLDGNYTVFGEVYEGLDVVDKIAAVKVDPKFNRPKQDVKMTVKVIE, via the coding sequence ATGAGCACACATCAAAATCTTTCTGACGATTCGTTAAAAAAAGTTTGTATCAGTACAAGTTTTGGCGATATTAAAATTAAACTGTACAATGGCACACCACAGCACCGCGATAATTTTATTAAACTTGCTAAAGAAGGTTATTTTAATGGTACTATTTTTCACCGGGTTATTCAAAATTTTATGATACAAGGTGGCGACCCCGATTCAAAAAATGCCGATTCAACAGCAATTCTTGGAAACGGTGGTCCCGAATATACCATTCCTGCTGAAATAGATGCTTCAAAGTATTTTCATAAAAAAGGCGCATTAGCTGCCGCCAGAACCGGTGATGATGTAAACCCGCTAAAGGCTTCGTCAGGTTCGCAATTCTACATTGTTCAGGGTAAAAAATTCTCTGACGAAGAATTAAACTTCTTTGAACAGCGTGTAGGAAAACCTTACACCAAAGAACAACGCGAAGTATATAAAACTATTGGAGGAACTCCACACCTTGATGGTAATTATACGGTTTTTGGTGAGGTTTATGAAGGATTAGATGTAGTTGATAAGATTGCTGCTGTTAAAGTGGACCCAAAATTTAACAGGCCAAAACAAGATGTAAAAATGACAGTTAAAGTAATTGAATAA
- the pheS gene encoding phenylalanine--tRNA ligase subunit alpha — MHSKIQEILKEIEKFSAKNIEDAEQFRIKYLSKKGLVTGLFNDLKNVAAEEKKEVGKLLNDLKNSAQEKFDKFKNDFESTVHSDKNDNDLSLPTDFIDVGARHPLSIIRNKINEIFSRIGFTVSEGREIEDDWHNFSALNFPEEHPARDMQDTFFIKKNPDIALRTHTSSVQIRVMESEKPPIRKLFPGRVYRNEAISSRAHCFFHQVEGLYVDKNISFADLRQVLFYFAKEMFGEDTKTRLRPSYFPFTEPSAEMDISCFLCGGKGCAFCKHTGWVEILGCGMVDPNVLKNCNIDPEIYSGYAFGMGIERITNLKYRVKDIRMFSENDLRFLKQFKSAY, encoded by the coding sequence ATGCATAGTAAAATTCAGGAAATATTAAAAGAAATTGAAAAATTCTCAGCCAAAAATATTGAAGATGCTGAACAATTCCGTATAAAATATCTTTCTAAGAAAGGCTTGGTTACAGGACTTTTCAATGATTTAAAAAATGTTGCAGCTGAAGAAAAAAAAGAAGTAGGTAAACTACTGAACGATCTGAAAAATTCCGCGCAAGAGAAATTTGATAAATTTAAAAATGATTTTGAATCAACTGTGCATTCTGATAAAAATGACAACGACCTTTCGCTTCCTACTGATTTCATTGATGTTGGAGCACGTCATCCCTTATCAATCATCAGGAATAAAATAAATGAAATATTTTCACGTATTGGTTTTACCGTTTCGGAAGGAAGGGAAATTGAAGACGACTGGCATAATTTCAGTGCATTGAATTTTCCCGAAGAGCATCCAGCACGCGATATGCAGGATACTTTCTTTATTAAAAAGAATCCGGATATTGCTTTGCGTACCCATACTTCTTCAGTGCAAATCCGTGTAATGGAAAGCGAAAAGCCACCCATTCGAAAATTATTTCCGGGAAGAGTATATCGCAATGAAGCTATTTCTTCGCGCGCTCACTGCTTCTTCCATCAAGTTGAAGGATTATATGTTGATAAAAATATTTCCTTTGCTGACCTTCGACAGGTATTATTTTATTTTGCAAAAGAAATGTTTGGCGAAGACACAAAAACAAGATTACGTCCATCCTATTTCCCTTTTACTGAGCCTTCAGCTGAAATGGATATATCCTGTTTTTTATGCGGCGGTAAAGGTTGTGCATTTTGCAAACACACCGGATGGGTTGAAATATTAGGCTGTGGTATGGTTGACCCGAACGTACTAAAAAATTGTAACATCGATCCCGAAATTTATTCAGGCTATGCTTTTGGAATGGGCATTGAACGCATCACTAATCTTAAATATAGAGTAAAAGATATTCGTATGTTCTCAGAAAATGATTTACGTTTTCTGAAACAGTTCAAATCTGCATACTAG
- a CDS encoding zinc ribbon domain-containing protein, with the protein METYNNSNQNNSQNQGGLSTNIILKICGALAVVFLMFLPVAGCEGYSNYNVNGYDIIFKAKELSVFLIFFIISVLCGVAILFFNKPIQFIIVSLSGLIAFLAAYFLAKSKDGMQMMEMKIGAYLAMLTYIAIAVISFIKNSTEKKPLYNQPFTQQPYQQQPQYNPQQQNPTQQYSQAQYNPQLQKPTPPLRPKFCTKCGNKFPENYQGKFCTQCGASIQLPKQ; encoded by the coding sequence ATGGAAACGTATAATAACTCTAATCAAAACAATTCGCAAAATCAGGGTGGGCTTTCTACTAATATTATATTAAAAATATGCGGAGCATTAGCTGTGGTGTTTTTAATGTTCCTTCCTGTTGCTGGTTGCGAAGGTTACAGTAACTATAATGTTAATGGATATGATATTATTTTTAAAGCGAAAGAACTAAGTGTGTTTTTAATATTTTTTATAATATCAGTTTTGTGTGGTGTAGCAATATTATTTTTTAATAAACCGATTCAATTTATTATTGTTTCACTTTCAGGGTTGATTGCATTTCTGGCAGCTTATTTTCTTGCTAAAAGCAAAGACGGGATGCAAATGATGGAGATGAAAATTGGAGCTTACCTGGCAATGCTAACCTATATTGCTATTGCTGTAATAAGTTTTATTAAAAATTCAACAGAGAAAAAACCTTTATATAATCAACCATTTACTCAGCAGCCATATCAGCAGCAACCACAATATAATCCGCAACAGCAAAATCCGACACAACAATATTCACAGGCACAATATAACCCACAGCTGCAAAAACCAACACCACCATTAAGACCAAAATTTTGTACAAAATGCGGAAATAAATTTCCTGAAAATTACCAGGGAAAATTTTGCACACAATGTGGCGCATCTATTCAATTACCCAAGCAATAG